One window of Dysidea avara chromosome 11, odDysAvar1.4, whole genome shotgun sequence genomic DNA carries:
- the LOC136238191 gene encoding von Willebrand factor A domain-containing protein 5A-like, with protein sequence MDEQEIGLVSVDRNAVLPLKDISVHVKVKGYLVGVSSTLNYSNDTSNPLEVTFRFPLEESFAVVGLEAIIDGRKVKAAIHEKEKARDMYDNAITSGLTAAYAEEKSGDIFSLSLGNLPSGSEADIKLRMVGELPIEADGRVRFTLPSVLKPRYTPEGSSDPLAATQNPSVKQASVAGVFKFSMSIEGAKKVAEVSSPTHHQLKTEETMDCVNVCIAREGPVRGDVTILIGYKDPHEPMAMVEAAIEGSKTKEMRSKAVMLTFFPKLLGLKEAACEFIFVVDRSGSMEGSYIKSASETLVLFLKSIPQGCFFNIISFGGRYESFFQSSMPYNQKTMEKAAKFASNLKANMGGTELLTPLQHIFKQPSKSAGLPRQVFILTDGAVGNTDSVISEVRKNCHSTRCFTFGIGSGASSALVRGIARAGNGSAEFIADNERMQSKVIRSLKKALQPSASNVTVVFDLPGSYEVKVVPDKIPSIYNGEKTVIYGLLMDKSNDKGRDGLMCKAILSGDILGKEFKFEIPFELSGRQTAEDVSVIHQLAAKVMIQEWQDDGEPYEERHKKEIIELSCDASVVSRYTAYIAVDEAQNKPVSGNMQSYEVTADNDSLCSSSDRFYQCCNYSSNDDDDDDEDDEVIHNESEKMSSGSPPIANALRKRTSQASSKLPSKSVASSAPPSSDPSFIVSLQQFDGSWLLNDKLAGAVSKSVKELKRCCPVSCDVTMMANIWATLVAIELLKKKYPSMLDELELVIMKAEQWVGKQVLPSGVDLVILRDSARKII encoded by the exons ATGGACGAACAAGAAATCGGATTAGTCTCTGTTGACAGGAACGCGGTTCTTCCTCTCAAAGATATTTCGGTACATGTAAAAGTGAAAGGTTATTTGGTTGGAGTCTCGTCCACTCTAAACTATTCCAATGACACGAGTAATCCTCTGGAAGTGACGTTCCGATTTCCCCTGGAGGAATCGTTTGCAGTGGTGGGGTTGGAAGCGATCATTGATGGTAGGAAGGTGAAGGCCGCGATACACGAGAAAGAGAAGGCGAGGGATATGTATGACAACGCGATCACTAGTGGATTAACTGCAGCATATGCTGAAGAGAAGTCTGGAGACATCTTTAGCTTAAGTCTGGGTAACCTTCCATCAGGAAGTGAAGCAGATATCAAGCTTAGAATGGTTGGAGAACTACCAATCGAGGCAGATGGACGAGTGAGGTTCACTTTACCATCAGTGTTAAAACCGCGTTACACTCCAGAAGGATCAAGTGATCCACTAGCTGCTACACAGAACCCTAGTGTAAAGCAGGCATCTGTTGCTGGAGTGTTTAAGTTTAGTATGAGTATAGAAGGAGCGAAGAAAGTTGCCGAAGTGTCATCACCCACTCATCATCAGCTAAAGACAGAAGAAACGATGGATTGTGTGAACGTGTGCATAGCCAGGGAGGGTCCTGTAAGAGGAGATGTTACAATATTGATAGGATACAAAGATCCTCATGAGCCAATGGCAATGGTAGAAGCAGCAATAGAGGGGAGCAAGACAAAAGAGATGAGGAGCAAAGCAGTGATGCTTACATTCTTTCCAAAACTTTTGGGTTTAAAGGAGGCAGCCTGTGAGTTTATTTTTGTAGTTGATCGCAGTGGTAGCATGGAGGGTTCTTACATTAAGAGTGCTTCAGAAACACTAGTGTTGTTTCTAAAGAGTATTCCACAAGGTTGTTTCTTCAACATCATAAGTTTTGGGGGTCGGTATGAATCATTCTTCCAATCAAGCATGCCCTACAATCAAAAGACAATGGAGAAAGCTGCAAAGTTTGCTTCAAATCTAAAAGCTAATATGGGTGGTACAGAACTCCTTACTCCACTACAACACATATTCAAACAACCATCAAAGTCAGCAGGTCTGCCTCGACAAGTGTTCATTTTGACGGATGGTGCTGTTGGTAACACAGACAGTGTGATCAGTGAAGTGAGGAAGAACTGTCACAGTACAAG GTGTTTCACATTTGGTATTGGATCAGGAGCATCAAGTGCTCTAGTGAGGGGTATTGCTCGAGCTGGTAATGGATCAGCAGAATTTATTGCTGACAATGAACGAATGCAGTCAAAG GTAATTCGTAGCCTCAAGAAAGCTTTACAGCCATCAGCTAGTAATGTAACTGTCGTATTTGATCTTCCCGGTAGCTATGAGGTGAAAGTGGTACCAGATAAGATTCCCAGTATCTACAATGGTGAAAAGACTGTTATTTATGGTCTTCTGATGGACAAATCAAATGACAAAGGAAGAGATGGATTGATGTGCAAAGCAATACTGAGTGGTGATATTCTTGGAAAGGAGTTCAAATTTGAGATCCCATTTGAGTTATCAGGAAGACAAACTGCAGAAGATGTGTCAGTAATTCACCAGTTAGCAGCAAAGGTGATGATCCAGGAGTGGCAGGATGATGGGGAGCCATACGAGGAGAGACACAAGAAGGAGATCATTGAATTGAGCTGTGATGCAAGTGTGGTGTCCAGGTATACTGCTTATATAGCAGTGGATGAGGCCCAGAACAAACCAGTATCAGGAAATATGCAGAGCTATGAAGTGACCGCCGACAATGATTCTTTATGTTCTTCTTCAGACCGTTTCTATCAGTGTTGCAATT ATTCTTCGAATGacgacgatgatgatgatgaggatgATGAAGTTATACATAACGAAAGTGAAA aAATGTCAAGTGGTAGTCCACCAATTGCTAATGCATTAAGGAAAAGGACTAGTCAAG CTTCATCAAAGTTGCCATCCAAGTCTGTAGCTTCCTCAGCCCCACCCTCTTCCGATCCCAGCTTTATTGTTAGCCTACAACAATTTGATGGTTCGTGGCTACTGAATGATAAGTTAGCTGGTGCTGTGTCCAAGTCAGTCAAAGAGCTAAAGAGATGTTGTCCAGTTTCCTGTGATGTCACCATGATGGCCAACATCTGGGCCACACTAGTTGCAATTGAGTTGTTGAAGAAGAAATATCCTTCAATGTTGGATGAGCTAGAGTTGGTCATTATGAAGGCTGAACAGTGGGTTGGTAAACAAGTGTTACCTTCTGGTGTAGACCTTGTGATACTCAGGGATAGTGCTAGGAAAATCATATAG
- the LOC136238977 gene encoding uncharacterized protein yields the protein MTQSQSIVPLLAMPSADVISLNLGFPYTEVTEKTAQLFSNATSHCAATRQLQTMTQYGPENGDEYFRKMLADFLSRQYQADVLADELYVTAGATHGISILSTLLFEARDSVYVEDPSFFFVFKIFKGYSLNVISVPTDSDGIIPSALEETITSHNSKPATRPLTETKPYRGMIYLIPTFHNPTGKCLSPDRYKEVIAVARRHNLLIVCDDVYNLLYFTDKPPRRLYSYDTKSDSDYATNVVSNGSFSKIFSPGIRLGWIEAPYKILKLIAESGLAVSGGCFNHTVSCIMASAISLGYVDSSTEEYRAALKSHCETLTDVFRRKLPREVQVSQPKGGCYVWVSLPDGMEAQRILDECSKEYKISFQVGNKFSADGNFKNCFRISYSFYKPDTLRFAAEKISTVINKHLSNIINRT from the exons ATGACTCAGTCTCAGTCGATCGTTCCGTTACTAGCAATGCCTAGTGCGGATGTTATCAGTTTGAATTTGGGATTTCCTTACACTGAAGTGACCGAAAAGACTGCCCAACTGTTTAGCAATGCTACTTCACATTGTGCCGCG ACCCGCCAGCTGCAAACAATGACACAATATGGTCCAGAAAATGGTGATGAGTATTTCAGGAAGATGTTGGCAGATTTCCTTTCAAGACAATATCAAGCAGATGTTCTAGC TGATGAACTTTATGTTACTGCGGGAGCAACACATGGGATTAGTATACTTTCTACTTTGTTGTTTGAAGCAAGAGACAGTGTTTATGTGGAAGATCCCTCtttcttttttgtattcaaaATATTCAAAGGTTACAGTTTGAATGTTATAAGTG TTCCTACAGATTCAGATGGTATAATACCATCAGCTCTGGAAGAGACTATCACCTCACATAATTCTAAACCTGCTACTCGTCCACTAACTGAGACAAAGCCATACAGAGGAATGATATACCTGATCCCAACATTTCATAATCCAACTGGAAAATGCTTGAGCCCTG ATCGTTACAAGGAGGTGATAGCAGTAGCCAGGAGACACAACCTACTGATAGTGTGTGATGATGTCTACAACCTGTTGTATTTTACTGACAAACCACCAAGAAGACTCTACTCCTACGACACAAA GTCTGATTCAGATTATGCAACAAATGTTGTGTCCAATGGTTCATTTTCTAAGATATTCTCTCCTGGAATAAGACTAGGCTGGATAGAGGCTCCTTACAAAATACTGAAATTGATAGCAGAGAG TGGTTTGGCTGTGAGTGGAGGATGCTTCAATCATACAGTATCTTGTATAATGGCCAGTGCCATTTCACTGGGATATGTTGACAGTAGCACAGAAGAGTACCGTGCTGCTTTGAAG TCTCATTGTGAAACTCTGACAGATGTGTTCAGAAGAAAATTACCCAGGGAAGTACAAGTGTCTCAACCAAAG GGTGGCTGTTACGTGTGGGTTAGTCTCCCAGATGGGATGGAGGCTCAAA GAATTTTAGATGAGTGCTCTAAGGAATATAAAATCAGCTTCCAAGTTGGAAACaa GTTTTCAGCAGATGGAAATTTTAAGAACTGCTTTCGTATCAGTTACTCATTTTACAAACCCGACACTTTGCGGTTTGCAGCTGAGAAGATATCCACTGTGATAAATAAGCACCTCTCTAATATTATTAATAGAACATAA
- the LOC136239518 gene encoding uncharacterized protein isoform X1: MAQRLQCANGLPNPDETDLGLGYPCCPVVDKTAQLFTDASSHCVKQSQDLSSLMLYGPENGLDSTRSTLADFLSRRYQADVLSDELFVTAGATHGINVLSAVFFEAGDTVYVEDPSYFIAFKIFKTCNFNVVGVPTDPEGIIPSALEETVTSHNAKPATRPLTETKPYRGMMYLIPTFHNPTGKCLSPDRCKEVIAVARRHNLLIVCDDVYNLLHFTDKPPARLYSYDTKSDPDYAANVVSNGTFSKIFSPGIRLGWIEAPYKILKLITDSGIAVSGGCFNHVMSCVISSAITLGYVDSILEEYRAALRAQSEALVDVLTTELPKQVQVSQPMGGYYVWVSLPDEIEAKGILDECKKEHNIKFHVGTKFSANENFKNCFRLCFSFYQPDVLRVAAKKLAGVIKNHIQT; the protein is encoded by the exons ATGGCGCAGCGACTGCAGTGTGCGAATGGGTTACCTAATCCAGACGAAACTGATTTGGGTTTGGGTTATCCGTGCTGTCCAGTGGTAGACAAGACGGCTCAACTATTCACCGACGCATCTTCTCATTGTGTG AAGCAGTCACAAGACTTAAGTTCACTAATGTTGTATGGTCCAGAAAATGGCCTAGACAGCACCAGGAGTACTTTGGCTGACTTCCTGTCAAGACGATATCAAGCAGATGTCTTATC TGATGAACTATTTGTTACTGCTGGAGCAACACATGGGATTAATGTGCTGTCTGCTGTTTTCTTTGAGGCTGGGGATACTGTCTATGTTGAAGATCCTTCTTATTTTATTGcgtttaaaatatttaaaacgTGCAATTTCAACGTTGTAGGTG TTCCTACAGATCCAGAAGGTATAATACCATCAGCTCTGGAAGAGACTGTCACCTCACATAATGCTAAACCTGCTACTCGTCCACTAACTGAGACAAAGCCATACAGAGGAATGATGTACCTGATCCCAACATTTCATAATCCAACTGGAAAATGTCTGAGCCCTG ATCGTTGTAAGGAGGTGATAGCGGTAGCCAGGAGACACAACCTACTGATAGTGTGTGATGATGTCTACAACCTGTTGCATTTTACTGACAAGCCACCAGCAAGACTCTACTCCTACGACACAAA GTCTGATCCAGATTATGCAGCAAACGTTGTGTCCAATGGTACATTCTCTAAGATATTCTCTCCTGGAATAAGACTAGGCTGGATAGAGGCTCCTTACAAAATACTGAAATTGATAACAGATAG TGGGATTGCTGTGAGCGGAGGTTGCTTCAATCATGTGATGTCCTGCGTGATCTCCAGTGCCATCACGTTAGGATATGTTGATAGTATCTTGGAAGAGTATCGTGCTGCCTTGCGA GCTCAGAGTGAGGCACTGGTGGATGTTTTAACAACAGAACTACCTAAACAAGTACAAGTGTCTCAACCGATG GGTGGATATTATGTTTGGGTGAGTCTCCCAGATGAGATAGAAGCTAAAG GTATCTTGGATGAGTGTAAAAAAGAACACAACATCAAGTTTCATGTTGGGACCAA GTTTTCAGCCAATGAAAACTTTAAGAATTGTTTTCGTCTTTGTTTCTCATTTTACCAGCCTGATGTTCTGAGAGTGGCTGCTAAGAAATTGGCCGGTGTGATCAAGAACCATATCCAAACATGA
- the LOC136239518 gene encoding uncharacterized protein isoform X2, with the protein MLYGPENGLDSTRSTLADFLSRRYQADVLSDELFVTAGATHGINVLSAVFFEAGDTVYVEDPSYFIAFKIFKTCNFNVVGVPTDPEGIIPSALEETVTSHNAKPATRPLTETKPYRGMMYLIPTFHNPTGKCLSPDRCKEVIAVARRHNLLIVCDDVYNLLHFTDKPPARLYSYDTKSDPDYAANVVSNGTFSKIFSPGIRLGWIEAPYKILKLITDSGIAVSGGCFNHVMSCVISSAITLGYVDSILEEYRAALRAQSEALVDVLTTELPKQVQVSQPMGGYYVWVSLPDEIEAKGILDECKKEHNIKFHVGTKFSANENFKNCFRLCFSFYQPDVLRVAAKKLAGVIKNHIQT; encoded by the exons ATGTTGTATGGTCCAGAAAATGGCCTAGACAGCACCAGGAGTACTTTGGCTGACTTCCTGTCAAGACGATATCAAGCAGATGTCTTATC TGATGAACTATTTGTTACTGCTGGAGCAACACATGGGATTAATGTGCTGTCTGCTGTTTTCTTTGAGGCTGGGGATACTGTCTATGTTGAAGATCCTTCTTATTTTATTGcgtttaaaatatttaaaacgTGCAATTTCAACGTTGTAGGTG TTCCTACAGATCCAGAAGGTATAATACCATCAGCTCTGGAAGAGACTGTCACCTCACATAATGCTAAACCTGCTACTCGTCCACTAACTGAGACAAAGCCATACAGAGGAATGATGTACCTGATCCCAACATTTCATAATCCAACTGGAAAATGTCTGAGCCCTG ATCGTTGTAAGGAGGTGATAGCGGTAGCCAGGAGACACAACCTACTGATAGTGTGTGATGATGTCTACAACCTGTTGCATTTTACTGACAAGCCACCAGCAAGACTCTACTCCTACGACACAAA GTCTGATCCAGATTATGCAGCAAACGTTGTGTCCAATGGTACATTCTCTAAGATATTCTCTCCTGGAATAAGACTAGGCTGGATAGAGGCTCCTTACAAAATACTGAAATTGATAACAGATAG TGGGATTGCTGTGAGCGGAGGTTGCTTCAATCATGTGATGTCCTGCGTGATCTCCAGTGCCATCACGTTAGGATATGTTGATAGTATCTTGGAAGAGTATCGTGCTGCCTTGCGA GCTCAGAGTGAGGCACTGGTGGATGTTTTAACAACAGAACTACCTAAACAAGTACAAGTGTCTCAACCGATG GGTGGATATTATGTTTGGGTGAGTCTCCCAGATGAGATAGAAGCTAAAG GTATCTTGGATGAGTGTAAAAAAGAACACAACATCAAGTTTCATGTTGGGACCAA GTTTTCAGCCAATGAAAACTTTAAGAATTGTTTTCGTCTTTGTTTCTCATTTTACCAGCCTGATGTTCTGAGAGTGGCTGCTAAGAAATTGGCCGGTGTGATCAAGAACCATATCCAAACATGA